One region of Parerythrobacter jejuensis genomic DNA includes:
- a CDS encoding ThuA domain-containing protein yields MGDQPTTRIDAHFIAAGKYHDIDYPRLELLKLLAEHPHIRTTVGCDYSGLERLDQCRFLITYTCDLMPTKEQAQQLRAWVEGGGKWLALHGTNSILVFTESGLVDTPNDRPDMMEMLGTQFKAHPPIGPFPVEVVNKDHEFTRGIEDFEVVDELYLSHTTAKIETLMQTTFEGEATGFVEEKWDKTAVPILYTRDMGKGRIVYNTLGHCRGHYDLPGMADFYPHKEMCAWNYDVYYDLLRRSIAWAMREGD; encoded by the coding sequence ATGGGTGACCAACCAACGACACGGATCGACGCACATTTCATTGCTGCCGGCAAGTATCACGATATCGACTACCCGCGGCTGGAGCTGCTCAAGCTGTTGGCCGAGCATCCGCATATCCGCACCACGGTTGGTTGCGACTATTCCGGGCTGGAACGGCTCGACCAATGCCGGTTCCTGATCACCTATACCTGTGATCTGATGCCGACGAAGGAACAGGCGCAGCAATTGCGTGCCTGGGTTGAAGGCGGCGGCAAATGGCTGGCACTGCACGGGACCAATTCGATCCTCGTTTTCACTGAAAGCGGGCTGGTCGATACGCCCAATGACCGCCCCGACATGATGGAAATGCTGGGCACCCAGTTCAAAGCGCATCCGCCAATCGGTCCGTTTCCGGTCGAGGTCGTCAACAAGGATCACGAATTCACACGCGGGATCGAGGATTTCGAAGTGGTCGACGAGCTCTATCTGTCGCACACGACAGCCAAGATCGAGACGCTGATGCAAACCACGTTCGAAGGCGAGGCGACCGGTTTCGTCGAGGAGAAATGGGACAAGACTGCGGTCCCGATCCTTTACACCCGTGACATGGGCAAGGGGCGGATCGTGTACAACACGTTGGGCCATTGCCGCGGGCATTATGATCTGCCGGGCATGGCCGATTTCTATCCGCACAAGGAAATGTGCGCGTGGAATTACGATGTCTATTATGACCTGCTGAGGCGCTCCATCGCCTGGGCAATGCGCGAGGGGGACTGA
- a CDS encoding helix-turn-helix transcriptional regulator, whose protein sequence is MRAEVVEFPRQRIGSSVSKVLETVTVRSTEDIHDAAVALAELARERGFRVSTCDDISSKEPMIDADGTIINGDIFGWLDDGMRWWEDHRLALHSPLPRACRYESEPFWVNADGFHTMWANSYLDEIDLRDFEKRSLCKAAIVVPIHLPFAQISANSFISEDLDKTDLSQDFALHGELLSAAVRRFVAGYVQAHRAKRRIPSDCVLSKREVECLRWAAIGKTDMEISMILERSHATIRYHIHRAGEKLNAVNRAQAIFKAGQLGYLGASE, encoded by the coding sequence ATGAGGGCAGAGGTAGTTGAATTCCCGCGACAGCGGATCGGCTCGTCGGTGTCAAAGGTTCTGGAAACAGTGACCGTTCGCAGCACCGAGGATATTCACGATGCAGCTGTTGCGCTGGCAGAACTGGCTCGCGAACGCGGGTTCAGGGTCAGCACGTGCGATGACATTTCGTCCAAGGAGCCGATGATTGATGCCGATGGCACGATCATCAACGGAGACATCTTCGGCTGGCTGGATGATGGTATGCGGTGGTGGGAAGACCATCGCCTTGCGCTGCATTCACCCTTGCCACGGGCCTGTCGCTACGAGAGCGAGCCGTTCTGGGTCAATGCCGATGGCTTCCACACCATGTGGGCCAACAGCTATCTCGACGAAATCGACCTGCGCGATTTTGAAAAGCGATCCTTGTGCAAGGCAGCCATCGTTGTTCCAATCCATCTGCCATTCGCGCAGATCTCGGCCAACAGTTTCATATCCGAAGATCTGGACAAGACGGACCTTTCGCAGGATTTCGCTCTGCATGGCGAATTGCTGTCAGCGGCTGTCAGGCGTTTTGTTGCAGGCTACGTCCAGGCGCATCGTGCTAAGCGGCGTATTCCCAGCGATTGCGTCTTGTCCAAGCGCGAAGTCGAGTGCTTGCGCTGGGCTGCGATCGGCAAGACGGACATGGAAATCAGTATGATACTGGAGCGTAGCCATGCGACGATCCGCTATCATATCCATCGTGCGGGCGAAAAACTGAACGCCGTCAACCGGGCGCAGGCGATCTTCAAGGCCGGCCAGCTGGGTTATCTCGGCGCAAGCGAATAG
- a CDS encoding nuclear transport factor 2 family protein, translating to MSTPRELLSQVYAKAGARDWDGVEALIHPDFILHEGESLPFGGQWTGKDALQRCAAAMYGTWEAASVDIHDITGGDEWAVVVLTLTMTSKKGGAPFQQTVCEAGRFKDGLLHELRIHYFDAAEIAGKA from the coding sequence ATGAGCACACCGCGCGAGCTGCTGAGTCAGGTCTATGCCAAGGCTGGCGCCCGCGACTGGGACGGGGTCGAGGCCCTGATCCATCCCGATTTCATCCTCCACGAAGGGGAATCGCTTCCCTTTGGCGGGCAATGGACGGGCAAGGATGCTCTGCAACGCTGCGCTGCGGCAATGTATGGCACTTGGGAAGCAGCCTCGGTCGATATCCATGACATTACCGGCGGAGACGAATGGGCGGTGGTTGTCCTGACCCTCACCATGACATCGAAAAAGGGTGGCGCGCCATTCCAGCAAACCGTCTGCGAAGCTGGCCGGTTCAAAGACGGGCTGTTGCATGAATTGCGCATCCATTATTTCGATGCGGCGGAAATCGCCGGGAAAGCCTGA
- a CDS encoding alpha-ketoacid dehydrogenase subunit beta: protein MAEITMTEALNKAIDEAMAEDDGVFCLGEDVAAKQGGGVFKVTSGLTEKYGENRIRATPISETAIVGAAVGAALAGQRPICEIMLMNFVGVCMDQIVNHAAKLRFMSGGQTPCPMVLRTTTGVGVGFGGQHSDMLEAWFAHVAGIHVVTPSNAADARGLMRASIDANDPVIFIENILCYGLKSEDPGPGYRVPLGKAAIAKEGSDITLVTYGRTVLDALEVAGELDKEGISVEVIDLRTIAPYDEETVLASVRKTGRAITLHEAVRPFGTGAEIAANIQEKCWDSLKGPVRRIGGTFSAVPFATVLEQAWIPQKSDLAGQIKASVGKA from the coding sequence ATGGCTGAAATCACCATGACCGAGGCCCTCAACAAGGCCATCGATGAAGCCATGGCCGAGGATGACGGCGTCTTCTGCCTGGGCGAAGATGTTGCGGCCAAGCAAGGCGGCGGCGTGTTCAAAGTCACCTCCGGCCTGACCGAGAAATATGGCGAGAACCGCATTCGCGCGACGCCGATTTCGGAAACCGCGATCGTCGGTGCTGCCGTGGGTGCTGCACTGGCCGGGCAACGTCCGATCTGTGAAATCATGCTGATGAATTTCGTCGGCGTGTGCATGGACCAGATCGTCAACCACGCCGCCAAGCTGCGCTTTATGTCGGGCGGGCAAACGCCCTGCCCGATGGTGCTGCGCACAACTACGGGCGTGGGTGTCGGCTTTGGCGGGCAGCACTCCGATATGCTGGAAGCATGGTTCGCCCATGTCGCCGGCATTCACGTGGTCACGCCCAGCAACGCGGCCGATGCGCGCGGGCTGATGCGGGCCTCCATCGATGCCAATGATCCGGTCATCTTTATCGAAAACATCCTGTGTTACGGGCTCAAATCCGAAGATCCCGGCCCAGGCTATCGCGTGCCTTTGGGCAAAGCAGCGATTGCCAAGGAAGGCAGCGACATCACGCTGGTGACTTATGGTCGGACCGTTCTCGATGCGCTCGAAGTCGCGGGTGAGCTCGACAAGGAAGGCATCTCTGTCGAAGTGATCGATCTGCGGACGATCGCGCCGTATGACGAGGAAACCGTGCTGGCTTCGGTGCGCAAGACCGGCCGCGCGATCACCCTGCACGAGGCTGTGCGGCCCTTCGGCACCGGTGCCGAAATTGCTGCCAACATACAGGAGAAATGCTGGGACTCGCTCAAAGGGCCGGTGCGCCGCATCGGGGGCACATTTTCTGCCGTGCCCTTCGCCACAGTGCTGGAACAGGCGTGGATTCCGCAGAAAAGCGATCTGGCCGGCCAGATCAAGGCCAGCGTGGGGAAAGCCTGA
- a CDS encoding SDR family oxidoreductase, which yields MTIEKICVLGAPADQGQPLVQSLRKAGFHVTAGVRRRNALADTPFPDLPTIHADITDPDAMATAFTGQDAAAFHLPFEFDREKAAGFGRVIAEGAQRAGLKKIVFNTACFVADHDLDLSAHDGRRDIEAALEATGIPCVFIEPTVFMDNQYRIWTRPLIMREGVFAYPAKPDLKINWVCLDDVAQAMTRALQTDAADGQHVPLGGPQALVGDEVAANLSEAIGKPVRFQSLAPEEFAARMSELVTGSREVQPLSIYDGMAKFYAWYNAQPTSPLLADPAHARDLLGMEPTTHLDWAKSMDWSAGLPG from the coding sequence ATGACAATCGAGAAAATCTGTGTGCTTGGTGCGCCTGCCGACCAGGGCCAGCCCTTGGTGCAGTCGCTGCGCAAGGCCGGCTTCCACGTCACTGCCGGCGTGCGACGACGGAATGCGCTGGCTGATACGCCCTTCCCGGATCTGCCGACTATCCATGCCGACATTACCGATCCCGATGCGATGGCGACGGCATTTACCGGGCAGGACGCAGCAGCGTTCCATTTGCCGTTTGAATTCGATCGGGAAAAGGCAGCAGGATTTGGTCGGGTCATCGCAGAAGGGGCGCAGCGCGCCGGACTGAAGAAGATCGTTTTCAATACCGCCTGTTTTGTAGCGGATCATGATCTGGATCTGTCAGCCCATGATGGACGACGCGATATCGAGGCGGCACTGGAAGCGACCGGCATCCCGTGCGTCTTCATCGAGCCGACCGTGTTCATGGACAACCAGTACCGGATCTGGACCCGACCGCTGATCATGCGCGAAGGGGTGTTTGCTTATCCGGCCAAGCCTGACCTGAAGATCAATTGGGTCTGCCTGGACGATGTCGCCCAGGCCATGACGCGTGCCTTGCAAACCGATGCAGCCGATGGCCAGCATGTGCCGCTTGGAGGGCCGCAAGCTCTGGTCGGTGACGAGGTTGCCGCGAATCTGTCCGAAGCGATTGGCAAACCAGTCCGTTTCCAGAGCCTCGCACCAGAGGAATTTGCCGCACGGATGAGCGAACTCGTTACGGGTTCGCGCGAGGTCCAGCCGCTCAGCATCTATGACGGGATGGCCAAGTTCTACGCGTGGTACAATGCGCAGCCGACATCACCGCTGTTGGCCGATCCGGCGCACGCGCGGGACTTGCTCGGGATGGAGCCGACAACCCATCTCGATTGGGCCAAATCCATGGATTGGAGTGCAGGCCTGCCGGGCTAG
- a CDS encoding aromatic ring-hydroxylating oxygenase subunit alpha, with the protein MNESTKVVRDDRCPGMDYTEMLEGDTRTPPDYLFEETIADMGTEALSTESYVSEEFARLERERLWPNVWLFAARVDEMPDPGDTVVFEINDRSYLLVRQQDGTVKAFYNACLHRGRKLRTKSGTTTQLKCPFHGFAWKNDGSLKEIPCAWDFKHLEEKDMSLPEVRVEEWHGFIMITENDDLPDFAEWLGPAASHYERYDFENRFTGMWIAKRIPANWKATAEAFMEAWHSITTHPQLLPFLGDANSRYDHIGDHFNRAITPSGVLSPHLYGKDQNYVLEKMNEFSGGADASTNRRFAAGDGGDEFDADDPLMARKVLAEAGRKGFTEQYGYDYSEASDAEILDNFTYNIFPNFSPWIGYLPTLVYRWLPGDTPDWCVMEIRLLFPTPKGEDRPRAVERTYIPDDEPFAWAADKMGPQLANVFDQDMANLPHVQTGMKAMKDGMLELGKYQDSRVRHFQTTLMKYINGELPA; encoded by the coding sequence ATGAACGAGAGCACCAAGGTCGTCCGCGATGATCGCTGCCCCGGTATGGACTATACCGAGATGCTGGAAGGCGATACCCGCACACCGCCCGATTACCTGTTCGAAGAGACGATCGCCGACATGGGGACCGAGGCTCTCTCGACCGAGTCCTATGTCAGCGAAGAGTTCGCGCGGCTGGAGCGGGAGAGGCTGTGGCCCAATGTCTGGCTGTTCGCGGCGCGCGTCGATGAAATGCCTGATCCTGGCGATACGGTCGTGTTCGAGATCAATGATCGCAGCTACCTGCTGGTCCGCCAACAAGACGGGACGGTGAAGGCGTTTTACAATGCCTGCCTGCATCGCGGGCGCAAGCTGCGCACCAAATCCGGTACCACCACCCAGCTCAAATGCCCGTTCCATGGTTTTGCCTGGAAGAATGATGGCAGCCTGAAAGAAATCCCCTGCGCATGGGATTTCAAGCATCTCGAAGAGAAGGATATGAGCCTGCCCGAAGTCCGGGTGGAAGAATGGCATGGTTTCATCATGATCACGGAGAATGATGACCTGCCCGATTTTGCCGAATGGCTCGGCCCGGCGGCCAGCCATTATGAGCGGTATGATTTCGAGAACCGATTTACTGGCATGTGGATCGCGAAGCGGATTCCGGCCAACTGGAAAGCAACGGCGGAAGCTTTCATGGAGGCGTGGCATTCGATCACCACGCACCCGCAACTGTTGCCATTCCTGGGGGATGCAAACAGTCGCTACGATCATATCGGTGACCATTTCAATCGCGCGATCACACCGTCCGGTGTCCTGAGTCCGCACCTCTACGGGAAAGACCAGAACTATGTTCTGGAGAAAATGAACGAGTTCTCCGGTGGCGCCGATGCAAGCACCAATCGCCGCTTTGCTGCGGGCGATGGCGGTGACGAGTTTGATGCCGACGATCCGTTGATGGCGCGTAAAGTGCTGGCAGAGGCCGGGCGTAAAGGCTTCACCGAGCAATACGGCTATGACTATTCCGAAGCGTCTGATGCCGAGATCCTCGATAATTTCACTTACAATATCTTCCCCAATTTCAGCCCGTGGATCGGATATCTGCCGACGCTGGTCTATCGCTGGCTGCCGGGCGATACGCCCGATTGGTGCGTGATGGAAATCCGGCTGCTGTTCCCGACACCGAAGGGCGAGGATCGGCCGCGCGCTGTCGAGCGGACCTATATACCCGACGATGAGCCCTTTGCCTGGGCGGCGGACAAGATGGGCCCGCAGCTGGCAAATGTGTTCGATCAGGACATGGCCAATTTGCCGCATGTCCAGACCGGGATGAAGGCGATGAAGGACGGTATGCTGGAACTGGGCAAGTACCAGGACAGCCGGGTCCGGCATTTCCAGACCACGCTGATGAAATATATCAACGGCGAATTGCCGGCCTGA
- a CDS encoding thiamine pyrophosphate-dependent dehydrogenase E1 component subunit alpha, with amino-acid sequence MADIDREKLLDIYTRTMKVNRTDEKFRALLMEGKVAVMYYCVRGQELVSAAAMAALEQDDYVVCTYRGQGEQTAKGIPIEKWWGECLGKDTGTCKGKGGTMHITDPDTGIMVTTGVVGSGLPIANGLAMASQNNGDGRVTLVSFGDGAANIGGFHEAMNMAQLYKLPIIFLCQNNRYGEHTAYADHTDSPDISSRASGYGMKGIKVDGNDVNQIYPAMEEAVAHARSGKGPVLVEAMCYRMMGHFFGSDFSYMPPEHLEEMQREDPLPKLRKVMLEHQFTEEELDKIVADIDAEIDGAVEHALAADLPSTDEIYKDVLEETA; translated from the coding sequence ATGGCTGACATCGACCGCGAGAAGCTGCTCGATATCTACACCCGCACCATGAAGGTGAACCGCACGGACGAGAAGTTCCGCGCCCTGCTGATGGAAGGCAAAGTCGCTGTAATGTATTACTGCGTGCGCGGGCAGGAGCTGGTCTCCGCCGCTGCGATGGCAGCGCTGGAGCAGGACGATTACGTCGTGTGCACCTATCGCGGCCAGGGCGAGCAAACCGCCAAGGGTATTCCGATCGAGAAATGGTGGGGCGAATGCCTCGGCAAGGATACCGGCACCTGCAAGGGCAAAGGCGGCACCATGCACATCACCGATCCCGACACCGGGATCATGGTCACCACCGGCGTGGTCGGTTCGGGCCTGCCGATTGCGAATGGCCTGGCCATGGCGAGCCAAAACAACGGTGATGGCCGGGTCACACTGGTCAGCTTCGGCGATGGCGCGGCCAATATTGGAGGCTTCCACGAAGCAATGAACATGGCCCAGCTGTACAAGCTGCCGATCATCTTCCTGTGCCAGAACAACCGCTATGGCGAGCATACCGCCTATGCCGACCATACCGACAGCCCCGACATTTCCAGCCGCGCATCCGGCTATGGCATGAAGGGGATCAAGGTTGACGGCAACGATGTGAACCAGATCTACCCGGCAATGGAAGAAGCTGTCGCTCATGCCCGCTCCGGCAAGGGTCCGGTGCTGGTCGAGGCCATGTGTTACCGCATGATGGGCCACTTCTTCGGTTCCGATTTCTCCTACATGCCGCCCGAGCATCTGGAAGAAATGCAGCGCGAAGATCCGCTGCCCAAACTGCGCAAGGTGATGCTGGAGCACCAGTTTACCGAAGAAGAGCTCGACAAGATCGTGGCCGATATCGACGCCGAAATCGATGGCGCGGTCGAACATGCGCTGGCCGCCGACCTGCCGAGCACCGATGAAATCTACAAAGATGTTCTTGAGGAGACCGCGTAA
- a CDS encoding SDR family NAD(P)-dependent oxidoreductase, with product MGRMDGKVALVTGGAEGIGATVGRKMVEEGGSVMLCDIQIDKAQALADELGDRAQAFQLDVRDLDQWNAAVKATVDSFGKITTLCNIAGISEPGNVVDVDLDSWQRTIDINLVGPFYGCRAALPAMEATGEPCSIVNIGSMIAIRPAAFVAAYSASKAGLVGLTRSVALDCAERGVPVRANMVHPGAIRTPMYDRYKYSGMDTPENIETNFAATHPMNRIGEPDEVAKAVLFLASDDASFTTGVDFTVDGGGSIRS from the coding sequence ATGGGCCGCATGGACGGAAAAGTCGCACTGGTTACGGGCGGAGCCGAAGGGATCGGCGCGACAGTCGGGCGCAAGATGGTCGAAGAAGGCGGCAGCGTGATGCTGTGCGATATCCAGATCGACAAGGCGCAGGCGCTGGCTGATGAATTGGGGGATCGCGCCCAGGCCTTCCAGCTTGATGTGCGCGATCTCGATCAGTGGAACGCCGCCGTCAAAGCGACGGTCGACAGCTTCGGCAAGATTACAACCCTGTGCAATATTGCCGGCATTTCCGAACCGGGCAATGTCGTCGATGTCGATCTCGACAGTTGGCAGCGAACCATCGATATCAATCTGGTCGGCCCGTTCTACGGATGCCGGGCGGCCTTGCCGGCGATGGAGGCAACGGGGGAACCTTGCTCTATCGTCAATATCGGTTCGATGATCGCTATCCGCCCCGCCGCTTTCGTCGCCGCCTACAGCGCGTCCAAGGCGGGGCTGGTCGGCCTGACACGCTCGGTTGCGCTTGATTGTGCGGAGCGCGGCGTGCCGGTACGCGCGAACATGGTGCATCCCGGCGCGATCCGCACACCGATGTATGACCGCTATAAATATTCGGGCATGGATACGCCGGAGAATATCGAGACCAACTTTGCCGCAACCCACCCGATGAACCGGATCGGCGAGCCGGACGAAGTTGCGAAGGCAGTCCTGTTTCTGGCCAGTGACGATGCCAGCTTCACGACCGGTGTCGACTTTACGGTCGATGGCGGTGGGTCGATCAGAAGTTAA
- a CDS encoding SDR family NAD(P)-dependent oxidoreductase, translating to MGFSFDLTGRTAIVTGASSGLGARFGQLLAQSGANVALAARRKDRLDTLAGELGARATAIQMDVAREADVIAGYDAAEAAFGTVDTIVANAGIDGAGMATDMPEDEIERTLNVNLKGALLTAREGAKRLMAAGQTNGRIVMIASITAFQPSPGLAAYSASKAGVVQLGRTLAREWARRGMCVNTISPGYIRTDINADWFDTDMGKKQVKRFPKQRLMGQEGLDAMLLFLCSDAAEFVTGTDFVLDDGQTL from the coding sequence GTGGGCTTTTCGTTTGACCTCACTGGGCGCACGGCGATCGTCACTGGCGCATCCTCGGGACTGGGAGCTCGCTTCGGTCAGCTGCTTGCTCAATCGGGTGCCAATGTGGCCCTCGCGGCTCGGCGCAAGGATCGGCTCGACACGCTGGCTGGCGAGCTTGGCGCGCGGGCAACGGCGATCCAAATGGATGTCGCGCGCGAGGCGGACGTCATTGCCGGCTATGACGCGGCCGAAGCCGCCTTCGGCACCGTCGATACGATCGTGGCCAATGCCGGGATCGACGGGGCCGGGATGGCCACCGATATGCCCGAAGACGAAATCGAGCGGACGCTGAACGTCAATCTGAAAGGGGCGCTACTGACGGCCCGCGAGGGTGCCAAGCGACTGATGGCGGCGGGACAGACCAATGGCAGGATTGTAATGATCGCCTCGATCACGGCGTTTCAACCCTCGCCCGGCCTGGCGGCCTATTCGGCAAGCAAAGCAGGCGTGGTGCAGTTGGGGCGGACCCTGGCGCGCGAATGGGCACGGCGCGGAATGTGCGTCAACACGATCTCGCCCGGCTATATCCGCACCGATATCAATGCCGATTGGTTCGATACCGATATGGGCAAGAAACAGGTCAAACGCTTCCCGAAACAGCGCCTGATGGGGCAGGAAGGGCTCGATGCGATGCTGCTCTTCCTGTGCTCCGATGCTGCGGAATTCGTGACCGGCACGGACTTCGTGCTGGATGACGGGCAGACGCTGTAG
- a CDS encoding acyl-CoA dehydrogenase family protein, with protein MDMEFSPEDLAFREEVRSFLKEELPESLRDGARRTPGVFVEPDIGLEWHRILYEKGWVAYHWPKEDGGTGWSPTQKFIFEKECALAGAPGLSILGLRLVGPVICAFGTPEQKARFLPGILSGTDYWCQGYSEPGSGSDLASLKTSARVEGDEYVVNGSKIWTTHAHHANWIFALVRTNTEVKKQAGITFLLLPMDQPGIEISPILSMSGDHEVNQVFFSDAKTSVDNRIGEEGQGWSIAKFLLENERGGSCFAPKLLQTIEELEHLSQEQPSGVNGAIAHDPRFRDRLARAKLEAEALEVTELRILAELAKGRSPGPQTSLTKLLGANIGQEVDTLRLELLGYDALQLPMDRPLYGNEAPEPVGSPLAQIAMGKYLNNRASTIFGGSNEVQKNIIAKTVLGL; from the coding sequence ATGGATATGGAATTCTCGCCAGAGGACCTGGCATTTCGCGAAGAAGTGCGGAGCTTCCTGAAAGAGGAACTCCCTGAAAGCCTGCGCGATGGCGCGCGGCGAACACCAGGCGTTTTTGTCGAGCCGGATATCGGGCTCGAATGGCATCGCATCCTCTATGAAAAAGGCTGGGTCGCCTATCATTGGCCCAAGGAGGATGGCGGCACTGGATGGTCGCCGACGCAGAAGTTCATCTTCGAAAAGGAGTGTGCTCTGGCCGGCGCGCCGGGACTGTCGATCCTCGGCTTGCGGCTGGTCGGCCCCGTCATCTGCGCTTTCGGCACGCCCGAGCAAAAGGCGCGTTTCCTGCCCGGCATTCTCTCCGGGACCGATTACTGGTGCCAGGGCTATTCCGAGCCCGGTTCCGGATCTGATCTGGCATCACTCAAAACCAGTGCGCGTGTCGAGGGTGACGAGTATGTCGTCAACGGGTCCAAGATCTGGACCACCCATGCCCACCATGCCAATTGGATTTTTGCGCTGGTGCGGACCAATACCGAAGTGAAAAAGCAGGCCGGGATCACTTTCCTCCTTCTGCCGATGGACCAGCCCGGGATCGAGATTTCGCCAATCCTGTCCATGTCCGGCGATCACGAGGTCAACCAGGTTTTCTTCAGCGATGCGAAGACAAGCGTCGACAACCGGATCGGTGAGGAAGGGCAGGGCTGGTCGATTGCCAAGTTCCTGCTCGAGAATGAACGCGGCGGTTCGTGTTTTGCGCCCAAGCTGCTGCAGACAATCGAAGAACTGGAACACCTCTCACAAGAGCAGCCTTCTGGCGTCAATGGCGCCATCGCGCATGATCCGCGCTTCCGCGACCGGCTTGCCCGCGCCAAGCTGGAGGCGGAGGCGCTGGAAGTGACCGAGCTGCGCATTCTGGCCGAATTGGCGAAAGGTCGCTCGCCCGGTCCGCAAACATCGCTGACCAAGCTGTTGGGGGCCAATATCGGCCAGGAAGTAGATACTCTCCGCCTCGAATTGCTGGGCTATGACGCCCTGCAATTGCCGATGGACCGCCCGCTTTATGGCAACGAAGCGCCGGAACCGGTGGGGAGCCCGCTCGCCCAGATCGCGATGGGTAAGTACCTCAACAATCGCGCGTCCACCATTTTTGGCGGGTCGAACGAGGTCCAGAAAAACATCATCGCCAAGACCGTGCTCGGGCTCTGA
- a CDS encoding biotin/lipoyl-containing protein, translated as MANEIRIPKLGMSAQEVTLTEWMFGDGEAVSTGDVIYTVETDKTTVEVQAQASGTIHPTGDEGAVYKVGDLVGTIA; from the coding sequence ATGGCGAATGAAATCCGCATTCCCAAACTGGGCATGAGCGCGCAGGAAGTCACCCTGACCGAGTGGATGTTCGGCGATGGCGAAGCGGTCTCGACCGGCGATGTGATCTATACCGTGGAAACCGACAAGACGACTGTCGAGGTACAGGCGCAAGCCAGCGGTACGATCCATCCCACCGGTGACGAGGGCGCTGTCTACAAAGTCGGCGACCTCGTCGGCACGATTGCCTGA
- a CDS encoding VOC family protein, with protein sequence MAVANSISALGPVMQLAFVPSDFDAAIRHWTQTMGVGPFFLMESIALDDMRYCGEPTEAVFTLALAYWGDMQIELIRPENDAPSHLSGDYGVRDRLHHTCLLLDDIADAYAACEKHGAKILVEGKVGDEGAVIYADPGGGPGHVVEMLQTQPGTHDLFGMIKQTGIGWDGKDPIRSLGAG encoded by the coding sequence ATGGCCGTCGCGAACAGCATATCCGCCCTGGGCCCTGTCATGCAGCTGGCCTTCGTCCCGAGCGACTTTGATGCCGCCATCCGGCATTGGACTCAGACCATGGGCGTGGGGCCGTTTTTCCTGATGGAGAGCATCGCGCTCGACGATATGCGCTATTGCGGGGAACCGACCGAAGCCGTCTTCACACTGGCGCTGGCCTATTGGGGCGACATGCAAATCGAACTGATCCGGCCGGAAAACGACGCGCCTTCGCACCTTTCAGGTGACTACGGGGTGCGGGATCGATTGCACCATACCTGCCTGCTGCTCGACGATATCGCAGATGCTTACGCAGCCTGCGAGAAACATGGCGCGAAAATCCTGGTCGAGGGCAAAGTGGGCGACGAAGGCGCGGTGATCTATGCCGATCCGGGTGGAGGCCCGGGCCACGTGGTCGAAATGCTGCAAACCCAGCCCGGAACCCATGATTTGTTCGGGATGATCAAACAGACCGGCATCGGCTGGGACGGAAAAGATCCAATCCGCTCGCTCGGAGCGGGTTAG